In the genome of Leishmania braziliensis MHOM/BR/75/M2904 contig, possible fusion of chromosomes 20 and 34, one region contains:
- a CDS encoding putative selenocysteine-specific elongation factor, with the protein MLNVNIGLLGHVDSGKTALAKALSRTASTAAFDKSPQSQSRGITLDLGFSACEVSVEDGNEDACEVLRSAELTKVQCTLVDCPGHASLIRTVVGGAQIIDAMVLVIDATKGMQAQTAECLVLGEVMAKPLVVVLNKVDAVQGATPEAKAATLAALKRRLQQTFRRTRWPTVVIVEVAAAPREVMGRIGPPVNTEAVLPQVLRVVDLVALKAAKEREGERPERFYMLVDHCFAVRGQGTVFTGTVVAGMVQVGDTVLVPELQMTRKVKGLQVFHKPVGLARSGDRVGLCVAQFDPTRMERGVLCSAASSGRTLANSSQLIAKVHRVRYHPLPCDTHTKFHISIGHATVMGTMRYFSRPARTNANLNVSGAADRFDPFIESTWVEELGDEVVLSYNTSTSSTASAPGQPLLPAPAEQDYYAVLLLERPVLAAPGVFMIAMRLDVERENFCRIALAGTVCHVFSEDSPAVTAATPTLGDSEHSSNHTQVPAWRRLPVVRYRYRTLRVNRVLDSRSCIATGVVSLQTPGDGGGSATPARAFSSAKRNKDSVNGEERQKADLFAEVQKFLRLVVVFEPEDADASVTAPQTSNLGTVKGIIDSSFGKTGKVKLIFDDPVFADPAANTTTAPTSNRRKKKSATDPSAEDGSNSGGVFLRPGRILLILKKYPFALHSGLEQ; encoded by the coding sequence atgtTGAATGTAAACATTGGGCTTCTTGGTCACGTCGATAGCGGCAAGACGGCTCTGGCCAAGGCGCTGTCACGgaccgcctccaccgcggcCTTCGATAAGAGTCCACAGAGTCAGTCACGTGGGATTACGCTGGACCTCGGCTTCAGTGCGTGTGAGGTGTCTGTCGAGGACGGCAACGAGGACGCCTGCGAAGTCCTGCGGTCAGCCGAGTTGACCAAGGTGCAATGCACGCTGGTTGACTGCCCTGGGCACGCCTCCTTGATTCGCACGGTGGTTGGTGGAGCGCAGATCATTGACGCAATGGTGTTAGTCATCGACGCAACTAAGGGCATGCAAGCCCAGACGGCAGAGTGCCTCGTCCTGGGTGAGGTGATGGCAAAGCCGCTCGTCGTTGTACTAAACAAGGTGGATGCTGTTCAAGGTGCTACGCCGGAAGCAAAGGCAGCGACACTGGCAGCACTCAAGCGAAGGCTGCAGCAGACGTTCCGCCGCACACGGTGGCCCACGGTGGTCATTGTGGaggtggctgctgcgccacgcgAAGTGATGGGTAGGATCGGACCCCCCGTGAACACTGAGGCGGTGTTGCCTCAGGTACTGCGCGTCGTCGACCTCGTGGCGCTGAAGGCtgcaaaagagagggagggggaaaggccAGAACGGTTTTACATGCTCGTGGATCACTGCTTCGCCGTGCGGGGCCAGGGAACCGTATTCACAGGGACTGTTGTCGCCGGCATGGTGCAGGTCGGGGACACAGTGCTCGTGCCGGAGCTGCAAATGACCCGAAAGGTAAAGGGTCTGCAGGTGTTCCACAAACCGGTGGGGTTGGCGCGCAGTGGGGACCGCGTGGGACTATGTGTGGCTCAATTTGACCCTACGCGGATGGAACGTGGTGTcctctgcagcgctgcaagCAGCGGCCGAACGTTGGCGAACTCCTCGCAGCTGATTGCCAAGGTGCATCGTGTGCGCTATCACCCACTGCCatgcgacacacacacgaagtTTCACATTTCGATCGGCCATGCTACTGTGATGGGGACCATGAGGTACTTTTCGCGGCCGGCGCGCACTAACGCGAACCTCAACGTCTCCGGCGCTGCGGACCGATTTGATCCTTTCATCGAGAGTACGTGGGTGGAAGAGCTGGGTGACGAGGTCGTGCTCAGCTATAATACGTCAACAAGTTCCACTGCAAGCGCGCCCGGACAGCCGTTACTGCCCGCACCGGCGGAGCAGGACTACTACGCCGTACTACTGCTCGAGCGACCTGTGCTGGCGGCCCCTGGCGTGTTCATGATCGCTATGCGCCTGGATGTTGAGAGGGAAAACTTTTGTCGCATTGCACTTGCCGGCACGGTATGCCACGTGTTCAGCGAAGACAGCCCTGCTGTGACGGCTGCGACACCCACCTTGGGCGACTCGGAACACTCTTCGAATCATACTCAGGTACCTGCATGGCGAAGGCTTCCAGTAGTGCGCTACCGATATCGCACGCTGCGAGTGAACCGGGTACTGGACAGCCGGAGCTGCATTGCCACCGGCGTCGTGTCGCTGCAGACGCCAGGCGACggaggtggcagcgccacgcCAGCCCGAGCGTTTTCAAGTGCTAAACGAAATAAAGACAGTGTCAACGGCGAGGAGCGCCAAAAGGCGGACCTCTTTGCAGAGGTACAGAAGTTTCTTCGACTTGTGGTCGTCTTTGAGCCCGAGGATGCCGACGCATCCGTGACAGCCCCTCAAACCAGCAATCTTGGCACTGTCAAGGGCATCATCGACTCTTCGTTTGGCAAAACTGGAAAGGTGAAGCTTATTTTCGATGACCCTGTCTTCGCCGATCCCGCTGccaacaccaccacagcgccgACAAGTAATAGGCGCAAGAAGAAGTCGGCAACGGACCCGAGCGCAGAGGACGGGAGTAACAGCGGAGGTGTATTTCTTCGACCGGGACGCATTCTTCTGATTCTGAAGAAGTACCCCTTTGCTCTTCATTCAGGCCTCGAGCAATGA
- a CDS encoding regulatory subunit of protein kinase a-like protein: MSSFDKCVAQLVRRMGDDVPKEVRVKILQNISYSIDDYQHLRDLADAQALMDAKAAKKALEEERCRKLRHQANVPLFSSSMSKTTTSPCVMECASGKHMRLKGMSASRLSRMNASVSTSSKRERPRTVAAASARTTVHPKTYAVQGRSVDFGFSKEISVQLHKLGNRALGKRPSVHRSKPIGTASASASAKPSVGAVSASAPTEVNEPAARQTNSISIERPKRLSPPPLDQTAMKESESVNSTTNGIHEVPRISRSETISYQETFKGFRFGRQDTESGKSTTFEMHSQGGEAEQEEAEEAEEEFIDDREDERRRTIQMQRPSRGAISDSSLDVDEARIANFPTTPKSQEKVKTISRVLVRHFLFSTLDDSDIAKFASIMDIEEFVAGTKILEKGNANDTFFIVLDGEAEMTIENDGEVVAAPLVRGSTFGDLGLMYEVSNDADVVARVSMQCASLERRTYKMITSRAMEDKRHRYIDFLSSLPVFAGLTSHQLEAVAECLKEDSYVEGQRLIVAGVPNHWMHIVIEGTLRVMAPDAESGDMKEVALLRRGDFAGHIEFLYHHVCVADVVVANAVVKTAKLSRRSFERIPSEARERMIRSVEEDETYAPYHQRMRSATPPPFDTTPPFDAPPSHLLHTMYSHKSA, from the coding sequence ATGTCCAGCTTCGACAAGTGCGTCGCGCAGCTGGTGAGGCGTATGGGCGATGACGTGCCGAAGGAAGTTCGGGTGAAGATACTGCAGAACATCAGCTACAGCATTGATGATTACCAGCACCTCCGTGACTTAGCTGACGCGCAAGCACTCATGGATGCCAAGGCTGCAAAGAAGGCCCTAGAGGAGGAACGGTGTCGAAAGCTGAGGCACCAAGCGAATGTGCCACTATTCTCGTCGTCGATGTCGAAGACTACGACTTCCCCCTGCGTGATGGAATGTGCATCGGGCAAGCATATGAGACTTAAGGGAATGTCTGCTTCGAGACTCAGCAGGATGAATGCCTCTGTCTCCACCTCTTCAAAGCGCGAAAGACCTAGGACCGTGGCCGCGGCATCTGCGAGGACGACAGTGCACCCTAAGACGTACGCGGTGCAGGGGAGAAGCGTTGACTTTGGCTTCTCGAAGGAAATAtctgtgcagctgcacaaacTGGGGAACAGAGCTTTAGGAAAGAGGCCCTCGGTCCACAGGTCAAAGCCGATAGGTACGGCTTCAGCGAGCGCGAGCGCCAAGCCGTCAGTGGGCGCCGTATCAGCATCTGCACCTACTGAGGTCAATGAACCGGCTGCGAGGCAGACGAATTCAATATCGATTGAACGGCCAAAGCGCTTGTCACCGCCCCCGCTGGACCAAACCGCGATGAAGGAGTCGGAGTCCGTGAACTCGACAACTAATGGCATACACGAGGTACCGCGCATCTCCCGCAGCGAGACAATCTCCTACCAGGAGACCTTCAAGGGATTCAGGTTTGGACGTCAGGACACCGAGAGCGGGAAGAGCACCACGTTCGAAATGCACTCCCAGGGCGGAGAGgcagagcaggaggaggcggaggaggcggaggaggagttcATAGATGACCGCGAAGATGAGCGACGCCGCACCATCCAAATGCAGCGCCCGAGCCGCGGCGCCATCTCGGATTCTTCACTAGACGTTGACGAGGCGCGGATTGCGAACTTCCCGACCACACCGAAGTCACaggagaaggtgaagacCATCTCGCGCGTTCTTGTGCGTCACTTTTTGTTTTCCACGCTGGACGACAGTGATATTGCCAAGTTTGCGTCCATCATGGACATAGAGGAGTTCGTGGCAGGAACGAAAATATTGGAAAAGGGGAATGCGAACGACACGTTCTTTATTGTGCTTGACGGTGAGGCAGAAATGACGATAGAGAACGACGGTGAGGTGgtggctgcgccgctggtgcgCGGCTCCACGTTTGGGGATTTAGGTTTGATGTACGAAGTATCAAACGATGCCGACGTCGTCGCGCGCGTTTCGATGCAGTGCGCCTCGCTAGAGCGCCGCACTTACAAGATGATCACTTCGCGCGCAATGGAGGACAAACGGCACAGGTACATTGACTTTCTGTCATCGCTGCCAGTGTTCGCTGGACTGACCTCTCACCAACTGGAGGCCGTTGCAGAGTGTCTCAAGGAGGACAGCTATGTAGAGGGGCAGCGACTGATCGTCGCCGGTGTGCCAAATCACTGGATGCATATCGTAATAGAGGGAACCCTGCGCGTGATGGCGCCGGATGCCGAGAGTGGCGATATGAAAGaagtggcgctgctgcgccgcggcgactTCGCTGGTCACATCGAGTTCCTTTACCATCACGTCTGCGTTGCTGATGTAGTAGTCGCTAACGCAGTGGTGAAGACTGCAAAACTAAGCCGCCGCTCCTTTGAGCGCATCCCCAGCGAGGCCCGCGAACGGATGATTAGgtctgtggaggaggacgagacGTATGCGCCGTATCACCAAcggatgcgcagcgccacgccCCCGCCGTTCGACACAACGCCTCCGTTCGATGCCCCGCCATCGCACCTGTTACACACCATGTACTCACACAAGAGCGCATAG
- a CDS encoding ubiquitin related modifier (urm1)-like protein yields the protein MDVMHKKIKISLSGGCELLFNKEESITLADVVPVGATVAELIDILRRDYIKERPELFVDATGTNVRPGILVLVNGCDAEVFGGVQHVLEDGDEVEFVSTLHGG from the coding sequence ATGGATGTGATGCATAAAAAAATCAAGATTTCACTTAGCGGTGGTTGCGAGCTGCTCTTCAACAAGGAGGAGAGTATCACTTTGGCAGATGTGGTACCTGTTGGCGCAACCGTTGCAGAGCTAATTGACATTTTGCGGCGGGACTACATCAAGGAAAGACCGGAGTTGTTCGTCGACGCCACTGGCACAAATGTGCGCCCCGGTATTCTGGTGCTGGTTAACGGCTGTGATGCCGAGGTGTTCGGCGGCGTACAGCACGTCTTGGAAGACGGTGATGAGGTAGAGTTTGTGTCCACGCTGCACGGCGGTTGA